From Lysinibacillus sp. SGAir0095, the proteins below share one genomic window:
- a CDS encoding GntR family transcriptional regulator gives MTKQTKKHTIDRSSAIPLYKQIKDILILELRASEGDTGKPFSTEQELVERFRVSRAPVRQALKELANEGYVYRERAKGTFPVQELPVRPLGLELGGLVGFLRQQGIECNSKIIGLDRVFPPENLCSILRLNPSDTVLRISRLILLKEKPLVWTQTYLFVPDDFHPSAQELEESESVFVLLQSDQGTYVARGDHQIYASGATSEDAEILDLEVGEPVLVMETKLYTRNDQAIGWRRAVHRADEYKLSFTVNR, from the coding sequence ATGACAAAACAAACCAAAAAACATACAATCGATCGAAGTTCTGCAATCCCTCTTTATAAACAAATTAAGGATATTTTAATTCTTGAACTCAGGGCAAGTGAGGGCGATACCGGAAAACCATTTAGCACGGAGCAAGAGCTTGTAGAACGGTTCCGAGTAAGTCGAGCACCTGTACGTCAGGCATTGAAAGAGCTTGCAAACGAAGGATACGTATATCGAGAAAGAGCAAAAGGTACATTTCCTGTTCAAGAACTGCCTGTACGTCCTCTTGGGTTAGAGTTAGGGGGTCTTGTTGGCTTCCTTCGTCAACAAGGGATAGAGTGTAATTCTAAAATTATAGGACTGGATCGTGTTTTTCCACCTGAGAATCTTTGTTCAATCCTTCGCTTAAATCCGAGTGATACGGTTTTAAGAATTTCTCGCTTGATCTTACTTAAAGAGAAGCCTCTTGTATGGACACAAACTTATCTCTTTGTACCAGATGACTTCCATCCAAGTGCTCAAGAACTAGAGGAGTCAGAAAGCGTGTTTGTTCTTCTGCAAAGTGATCAAGGTACCTATGTTGCTAGAGGTGATCACCAAATTTACGCTTCAGGTGCCACTAGTGAAGATGCTGAAATTTTGGATCTTGAAGTTGGGGAACCGGTACTAGTAATGGAGACCAAGTTATACACGCGTAATGATCAAGCGATTGGTTGGCGTAGAGCTGTCCATAGAGCAGATGAATATAAATTATCCTTTACCGTGAACAGATAG
- a CDS encoding TRAP transporter permease, producing MRIIEKDTPITEETPDVNVQEVLEKYDSDSQVRKPKNKSLVWFISILTILFSAFHLYTTFYPLPTLQQRAVHLLFGMALVYLIYPTFKKQDRTKIPFYDWILFALSIISCGYLFVEYNDIMTTRGGIANPTDIAMAILTVLLVLETARRVTGWVLPILALIFLSYPFFSHSEWLPRMLMTRQFDLGDIFGQLFLKTEGLFSTAIGASVQFIFLFILFGAFLSKSGMGQFFNDLALALAGHKKGGPAKVAVISSAFMGSINGSAVANVVGTGAFTIPLMKKIGYEKNFAGAVEASASIGGQILPPVMGASAFIMAETTGISYGTIALAAILPALLYFMGVIMQVHFRAGRSNLSGIPKADLPRVKEVMKEGGHLILPLVGLVVLLGSGVPVAYSAFYTIILTVIVAALKKSTRMSLKDIISALDDGARQSLSTIIACGVVGVVIGVVNLTSFGSTLTSAIMEIGAGSLFLTLFLTMIASIILGMGLPSIPAYIITATMAAPALAEFGIPILIAHMFVFYFGIFANITPPVALASFAGAGLSGGSPMKTGFISLRLALAGFIVPYLFVYEPALLLIDPTGLPLNAVDIPMAAPLDIAIVALTSIVGVIGIGAAVEGYFSTHLNLITRIVLAIGSLMMLIPEPITDIIGTILVLFIFAVNYLQNRKVAL from the coding sequence TTGCGTATTATTGAAAAAGATACACCAATTACCGAAGAAACACCCGACGTGAATGTACAAGAAGTCTTGGAGAAATATGATAGTGATTCACAAGTAAGAAAGCCAAAAAATAAATCCCTTGTCTGGTTTATTTCTATTCTCACTATTTTATTTTCAGCTTTTCACTTGTACACAACTTTCTATCCACTCCCGACATTACAGCAACGAGCAGTTCATTTATTATTTGGGATGGCTTTGGTCTATTTGATTTATCCTACATTTAAAAAACAAGACCGTACTAAAATTCCATTTTATGATTGGATATTATTTGCTTTAAGTATTATTTCTTGTGGTTATTTGTTTGTGGAATACAATGACATTATGACAACACGTGGCGGGATTGCGAATCCAACAGATATCGCGATGGCCATCTTAACTGTCCTTTTAGTGCTAGAGACTGCACGCCGTGTTACAGGTTGGGTTTTACCAATTTTAGCTCTAATTTTCTTATCTTATCCTTTTTTCAGTCATTCCGAATGGCTACCAAGAATGCTGATGACACGTCAATTTGACTTAGGAGATATTTTCGGTCAATTATTCTTGAAAACAGAGGGATTATTCTCTACAGCAATCGGTGCTTCTGTACAATTTATCTTCTTATTCATATTATTTGGTGCATTTTTATCAAAATCAGGAATGGGCCAATTCTTCAATGATTTGGCATTAGCCCTTGCTGGTCATAAAAAAGGTGGACCTGCAAAAGTAGCCGTTATTTCCAGTGCATTTATGGGGAGTATTAACGGTTCAGCTGTTGCAAACGTTGTTGGTACGGGTGCATTTACAATTCCCCTAATGAAAAAAATCGGGTATGAAAAGAACTTTGCAGGTGCTGTTGAAGCAAGTGCTTCGATTGGTGGACAAATCTTGCCGCCAGTTATGGGTGCAAGCGCATTTATCATGGCAGAAACTACAGGGATTTCATATGGAACAATAGCTCTAGCGGCCATTCTTCCTGCACTTTTATACTTCATGGGTGTTATTATGCAAGTACATTTCCGTGCTGGTCGAAGTAATTTAAGTGGAATTCCAAAAGCAGATCTTCCGCGTGTGAAAGAGGTAATGAAGGAAGGCGGCCATTTAATCTTACCGCTTGTTGGTCTTGTAGTTTTACTTGGATCAGGTGTTCCTGTTGCCTATTCTGCATTCTATACAATTATCTTAACTGTTATCGTTGCAGCGTTAAAAAAATCAACTCGAATGTCTTTGAAAGATATTATATCTGCTTTAGATGATGGGGCAAGACAATCTTTATCAACGATTATTGCTTGTGGTGTTGTAGGTGTAGTAATTGGCGTTGTTAACCTAACAAGTTTTGGGTCTACTTTGACTTCTGCAATTATGGAGATTGGAGCGGGCAGTTTATTCTTGACATTATTTTTAACCATGATTGCTTCCATCATTTTAGGAATGGGTCTTCCATCGATTCCTGCCTATATTATTACAGCAACTATGGCAGCTCCAGCACTAGCTGAATTTGGTATTCCTATTTTAATTGCTCATATGTTTGTATTCTACTTTGGTATTTTCGCAAACATTACCCCACCAGTAGCACTGGCATCCTTTGCAGGAGCTGGGCTTTCAGGTGGAAGTCCAATGAAAACTGGTTTTATTTCGCTTAGATTGGCCCTTGCTGGTTTCATAGTTCCATATCTATTTGTTTATGAGCCGGCATTATTATTAATTGATCCTACGGGTCTACCGTTAAATGCAGTTGATATTCCTATGGCAGCTCCTCTAGATATTGCAATAGTTGCTTTGACATCTATTGTTGGTGTGATTGGAATCGGTGCAGCAGTAGAGGGATATTTTTCAACACACCTAAATTTGATTACCCGCATTGTGTTGGCAATAGGTTCTTTAATGATGTTAATTCCTGAGCCAATAACAGATATTATCGGTACGATACTTGTTTTATTTATCTTTGCTGTTAATTATTTGCAAAATAGAAAAGTAGCATTATAG
- a CDS encoding 3-oxoacid CoA-transferase subunit B, which translates to MNNEKVIGWSKHELAARVAIDLEDGWFVNLGIGIPTLVADFIPDGREIILHSENGILGLGPKPAPGEEDPDLVNAGKEPITLKPGGSFFSQADSFAMIRGGHLDATILGAFQVSQSGDLASWKLPNATLGRVGGAMDLTAGSKRVYLCMQHTTKKGEAKIVEECTYPLTTPRCVDRIYTDLAVIDVTEEGLIVRELAPGVTFEYVQKYTAAPLKLQLEAIGARQ; encoded by the coding sequence ATGAATAACGAAAAGGTAATTGGATGGTCAAAGCATGAATTGGCAGCTCGTGTAGCAATTGATCTAGAAGATGGCTGGTTCGTTAATCTGGGAATCGGAATACCCACACTTGTAGCTGATTTTATCCCTGATGGTAGAGAAATAATCCTCCACAGTGAAAATGGTATCCTTGGGCTAGGTCCAAAGCCGGCACCGGGAGAGGAAGATCCGGATCTTGTGAATGCTGGAAAAGAGCCGATTACACTAAAACCAGGTGGTAGCTTTTTCTCTCAAGCGGATTCTTTTGCAATGATTCGTGGGGGACACCTTGATGCAACGATTCTGGGAGCTTTTCAAGTTTCGCAGTCAGGTGACCTTGCAAGCTGGAAACTGCCAAACGCTACTCTTGGTCGTGTTGGTGGTGCGATGGATTTAACAGCCGGAAGTAAACGAGTTTACCTATGCATGCAGCATACAACAAAAAAGGGTGAAGCAAAAATTGTAGAGGAGTGTACGTATCCACTAACAACGCCTCGTTGTGTTGATCGAATTTACACTGATCTTGCTGTCATTGATGTGACGGAAGAGGGTCTGATAGTTCGTGAACTTGCACCTGGTGTGACATTTGAATATGTACAGAAATACACTGCAGCACCCCTTAAACTTCAATTAGAAGCGATAGGAGCTAGGCAATGA
- a CDS encoding NAD(P)/FAD-dependent oxidoreductase produces MSTNSLRIAVIGGGIAGTAVANALKVRGIRADVYEQASEFAEVGAGIGLRPPSVNCFKKWDLYEALEKVTSRSDLMEIIQGDDQVLIRETWPVLTEDKTDAYARLIHRADVLDTLIAGVPEDQLHLNHRLTEIIDHGMYSEVKFANGNKIEADIVIAADGIRSPIRGQVLGQHEPVYSGYLAHRVLIPFEAALGMASEENILRIYVDGDNSFYLLPLENRNQVSVDITVPGEFAWRPELTKEEIMESIKGFGPTLQKIVENIKLEDIVSRPLCDLEPISKWSTKTITLIGDAAHAMLHNQGQGANMAIQDAEVLAEAISEAAAGTITVAQSLQKYEEQRKPITKLYQELSRLFPTDQAETAFPEKAHF; encoded by the coding sequence ATGTCAACAAACTCATTAAGAATTGCCGTAATTGGAGGCGGTATTGCAGGTACAGCTGTGGCAAATGCTCTAAAGGTTAGAGGAATTCGTGCGGACGTTTATGAACAAGCTTCAGAATTTGCTGAAGTAGGAGCTGGAATTGGTTTACGTCCACCCAGTGTAAACTGCTTTAAAAAATGGGACTTATACGAAGCGTTGGAAAAAGTAACTTCTCGCAGTGATTTAATGGAAATAATCCAAGGGGATGATCAAGTCTTAATAAGAGAAACTTGGCCTGTTTTAACGGAAGACAAAACAGATGCCTATGCTCGTTTAATTCACCGTGCAGACGTTTTAGATACATTAATTGCCGGAGTTCCAGAAGACCAACTTCATTTAAATCATCGATTGACAGAAATCATAGATCATGGAATGTATTCAGAAGTGAAATTTGCAAACGGTAACAAAATCGAGGCTGATATTGTCATTGCGGCTGATGGTATTCGTTCACCTATTCGTGGGCAGGTTTTAGGACAACATGAGCCTGTGTATTCTGGATATTTGGCTCATCGTGTATTAATCCCATTTGAGGCTGCACTTGGTATGGCATCTGAGGAAAATATTCTGCGCATCTATGTAGATGGCGATAATTCGTTTTATTTATTACCATTAGAAAATCGTAACCAAGTGTCTGTCGATATCACAGTTCCTGGAGAGTTTGCATGGCGTCCAGAACTTACGAAGGAAGAAATTATGGAAAGCATAAAAGGCTTCGGTCCTACACTTCAAAAAATTGTTGAGAATATTAAGTTAGAGGATATTGTATCTCGACCTTTATGTGACCTTGAGCCAATTAGCAAATGGAGTACAAAGACAATCACGTTAATTGGTGACGCTGCTCATGCAATGCTTCATAACCAAGGTCAGGGTGCTAATATGGCTATTCAAGATGCTGAAGTATTAGCAGAAGCAATTTCTGAAGCAGCTGCAGGAACTATTACAGTTGCGCAGAGCTTACAAAAATATGAAGAGCAACGTAAACCAATAACGAAGCTTTACCAGGAATTGTCCCGTCTCTTCCCTACAGATCAAGCGGAGACTGCTTTCCCGGAAAAAGCTCACTTCTAA
- a CDS encoding DUF1850 domain-containing protein, producing the protein MNKSKKKRWYWGISLLILLLFFFIRVPVFAFEFEDKTYYLKSDHFDLSWIHSVEKEEWIESYRRKDSQLLLTNTHFKTFGAGVPSQSNDVSFEDGYVKMEINQLFNELNLTVSSNVKTTIMVDQKEIPLYQYTEDYSMVHIFIEKLPLWRLVKGGF; encoded by the coding sequence ATGAACAAAAGTAAGAAAAAAAGATGGTATTGGGGTATAAGTCTACTTATACTCCTACTATTCTTTTTTATAAGGGTTCCAGTATTTGCGTTTGAATTTGAGGATAAAACTTACTATCTAAAAAGCGATCACTTCGATTTATCTTGGATTCATTCTGTCGAGAAAGAGGAGTGGATTGAATCTTACAGGCGAAAGGATAGTCAATTGCTCTTAACTAATACTCACTTTAAAACATTTGGTGCAGGAGTTCCTAGCCAATCTAATGATGTTTCATTTGAAGATGGTTATGTGAAAATGGAGATTAACCAATTGTTTAATGAATTAAATTTAACTGTTTCATCCAATGTTAAAACAACGATTATGGTAGATCAAAAAGAAATACCGTTATATCAATATACTGAGGACTATTCTATGGTACATATTTTTATCGAAAAATTGCCTTTATGGCGTTTAGTTAAAGGAGGCTTCTAA
- a CDS encoding alpha/beta fold hydrolase, which produces MTIITRKVKTGNYETLLHEGGAHNEEVIIFIHGSGPGASANSNWKDVLPHYIDRFHILALDLVGFGETDHPTKYPANGVEWMNWRTQQIVDLMDALEIQKANLVGNSLGGVISLFLVMDSPERFNRVVLMGAGGGLTEPTPELAKLANFHKDPTPKALKNLLSWFLYDTTDMEDKLDEIVATRMELFNRPEVRKSYEENFTKSHLSDMLVPPSALKRMKNEFLMIHGHQDRFVPLASSLYMLDYLENAELHVFKRCGHWAQIEQKDQFLKLTRDFFAKSKEVSRV; this is translated from the coding sequence ATGACGATTATTACACGAAAAGTAAAAACGGGTAATTATGAGACTTTACTACACGAAGGCGGAGCACACAATGAGGAGGTCATCATCTTTATACATGGTAGTGGTCCCGGAGCTAGTGCTAATTCAAACTGGAAAGATGTATTGCCTCATTATATTGATCGGTTTCATATACTTGCCCTTGATTTAGTCGGTTTTGGAGAAACCGATCATCCAACAAAATATCCAGCAAACGGTGTTGAATGGATGAACTGGAGAACTCAGCAAATAGTTGATTTGATGGACGCTCTAGAAATTCAAAAAGCAAACCTGGTTGGAAATTCACTTGGCGGGGTCATTTCATTATTTCTTGTTATGGATAGCCCAGAAAGATTTAACCGTGTTGTTCTCATGGGAGCAGGTGGCGGTTTAACAGAACCAACACCAGAACTTGCCAAACTTGCAAACTTCCATAAAGACCCTACACCAAAAGCTTTAAAGAATCTATTAAGCTGGTTTTTATATGATACAACCGATATGGAAGATAAATTGGATGAAATCGTAGCAACTCGTATGGAGCTATTCAATCGACCAGAAGTGCGCAAATCCTACGAAGAAAATTTCACTAAGTCACATCTTTCCGATATGTTAGTTCCTCCTTCTGCTTTAAAACGAATGAAGAATGAGTTCTTAATGATCCACGGACATCAAGACCGCTTCGTACCACTTGCAAGTAGTTTATACATGCTTGATTATCTGGAAAATGCAGAGCTCCATGTATTTAAGCGTTGTGGCCATTGGGCACAAATTGAACAAAAAGATCAATTCCTGAAACTTACAAGAGACTTTTTTGCGAAATCTAAAGAAGTAAGTCGTGTTTAA
- a CDS encoding acyl-CoA dehydrogenase family protein, whose product MEQTLNDTRKMLVERANGMIPMLRENGLKIDQASEMSQEIVEKLRAEGLLKVLRPQMFGGHQTDMRTYIEVVTAISRGNGSAGWFVALSNIRDYMISYAFGKKALEDIFGPNHDQDVILAGNFKPIKFEMKKVENGFLIEEAQWPFVSGSPHADWLYFGFPLADGNGGVEMAIMVVPRQDAIVLDDWNVMGLKGSGSNSVRLENVFVPEHRVSLDRLANQGHYMIEELREVPLYQTPFVPSLTLSIVAPALGITKGAMDLHMERVGKAGIGNTFYSKMNEAPITHLQVAESQLKIDLAELLLHRAVDLLDEYSEKGKKLTLNEGIKVKADFGYVNQLCKEAIDLMTAGAGSVFSYNNNLFQLFYRDFLSIHLHGFITPSSLVETYGRVMCGLEPNTYFV is encoded by the coding sequence ATGGAACAAACGCTGAATGATACAAGAAAAATGCTAGTAGAACGGGCAAATGGAATGATTCCTATGCTGAGGGAAAACGGGCTGAAAATCGATCAAGCAAGTGAAATGTCACAGGAAATAGTTGAAAAATTAAGAGCTGAAGGTTTGCTAAAAGTTCTACGTCCACAAATGTTTGGTGGACATCAAACAGATATGCGAACGTATATCGAAGTGGTTACGGCTATCTCAAGAGGAAATGGTTCAGCAGGATGGTTTGTTGCCTTAAGTAATATTCGAGACTATATGATTTCCTATGCTTTTGGCAAAAAAGCTCTTGAAGATATTTTTGGTCCAAATCATGATCAAGATGTCATTTTGGCAGGTAATTTTAAACCAATCAAATTTGAAATGAAAAAAGTGGAGAATGGTTTTTTAATAGAAGAGGCTCAATGGCCATTTGTATCTGGTAGCCCTCATGCAGATTGGCTTTACTTCGGATTCCCATTAGCTGATGGGAATGGTGGGGTAGAAATGGCGATTATGGTAGTTCCACGACAAGATGCCATTGTATTAGATGACTGGAATGTAATGGGACTAAAAGGATCAGGTAGTAACAGTGTACGATTAGAAAATGTATTCGTACCTGAGCACCGAGTTTCCCTCGATCGTTTAGCAAATCAAGGGCATTATATGATTGAAGAGTTGCGAGAGGTTCCATTATATCAAACGCCATTTGTTCCTTCACTTACTTTATCCATTGTGGCACCGGCTTTAGGCATTACGAAAGGTGCGATGGATTTACACATGGAAAGAGTAGGGAAAGCGGGTATTGGCAACACATTCTATTCAAAAATGAATGAAGCACCTATAACTCATTTACAAGTAGCAGAGTCACAATTAAAAATTGACCTTGCAGAGCTGCTACTGCATCGAGCAGTTGACTTGTTGGATGAATATTCAGAAAAAGGCAAAAAGCTAACTTTAAATGAAGGTATTAAAGTAAAAGCGGATTTTGGCTATGTAAACCAACTATGTAAAGAAGCAATTGATTTAATGACTGCTGGGGCAGGCTCGGTTTTCTCATACAATAATAATTTATTCCAGTTATTTTATCGAGATTTCCTATCGATACATTTACATGGCTTCATCACACCGTCTAGTTTAGTAGAAACTTATGGACGGGTAATGTGCGGGCTAGAGCCAAATACGTATTTTGTTTAA
- a CDS encoding TAXI family TRAP transporter solute-binding subunit: MKKITLLSSLALAAFLAGCSSDDAGDTAEKSGEGLDTNIVTIGTGGASGPYNILGTTLADTYTSEFDVNSRTQTTGASVENINLLSQGKIEMAFVMSDALSQALAGEVSFTEPVENVSQIATIYPNVVQIITKEGSGIKTIEDLKGKRVAVGDQNSGVEVNARQLLEGHGITYDDIQVDYLGYAEAASGLSAGTIDAAFLTSGLPNASVLELSETLGIELVSVEAGNVEEIAKEHPYFISYEIPANTYGNAEPIMTAAVPNALVVRTDMSEDDVYNLTKGIFENLDKLENSHQAAKEITLEGAQESLIAPLHPGAKKFYDEQK, translated from the coding sequence ATGAAGAAAATTACTCTACTTTCATCTTTAGCGCTAGCAGCATTTTTAGCTGGCTGTAGCTCAGATGATGCGGGTGATACAGCAGAAAAATCAGGGGAAGGTTTAGATACTAACATCGTAACGATTGGTACAGGTGGAGCAAGTGGTCCTTATAACATTTTAGGAACAACACTAGCAGATACATATACATCTGAATTCGATGTTAATTCACGTACACAAACGACTGGCGCATCAGTTGAAAATATTAACTTATTATCTCAAGGGAAAATTGAAATGGCTTTTGTAATGAGTGATGCGTTGTCTCAAGCGTTAGCGGGTGAAGTTTCCTTCACTGAGCCTGTAGAAAATGTTTCACAAATTGCAACAATCTATCCAAATGTTGTTCAAATTATTACAAAAGAAGGTTCAGGAATTAAGACGATTGAAGATTTAAAAGGAAAACGTGTTGCTGTAGGAGATCAAAATTCTGGTGTTGAAGTGAATGCGCGTCAACTTTTAGAAGGGCATGGTATTACTTATGATGATATACAAGTAGATTATCTTGGTTATGCCGAGGCAGCAAGCGGTCTATCTGCGGGGACAATTGATGCAGCTTTCTTAACTAGCGGACTACCAAATGCTTCAGTATTGGAATTATCTGAAACTCTTGGTATTGAACTTGTTTCAGTTGAAGCAGGAAATGTCGAAGAAATTGCTAAGGAACATCCATACTTCATCTCCTATGAAATTCCTGCAAATACTTATGGAAACGCGGAGCCGATTATGACTGCAGCTGTTCCAAATGCTCTAGTTGTAAGAACTGATATGAGTGAAGATGATGTCTACAATTTAACAAAAGGGATTTTCGAAAATCTAGATAAATTAGAAAATTCTCATCAGGCTGCAAAAGAAATTACTTTAGAAGGTGCGCAGGAAAGTCTAATTGCACCGCTTCACCCAGGTGCTAAGAAATTCTACGATGAACAAAAGTAA
- a CDS encoding fumarylacetoacetate hydrolase family protein: MGTKFARFKRNEEVFLGVVEKNQIYKVQADPDSFRDYLEAAVLEAKNFHDETKLEGMQLCDVELLSPIPTPSQIICQGVNYSVHRQETGMDEQKPPFNMIFSKAPSSICGPNDAIIRPQNVKLLDYEIELGLVIRKKITQDTVVTEDNFIDYVAGLVLTNDISARDVQLTQLQWLKGKSYRTFCPVGPYFYLIEQEDVVKISNLQLQLKVNGEIRQFANTDQLLYKPIETLNELAQIMDLQSGDLVLTGTPGGVAMQLAADEMNCMTSLVAQFGEKVEIIERQHSLGNYLRDGDILEATIVSADGSIDLGKQRNIVKNLQSISV; this comes from the coding sequence TTGGGCACAAAGTTTGCACGATTTAAAAGAAATGAGGAAGTATTTTTAGGTGTAGTTGAGAAAAATCAAATCTATAAAGTACAAGCCGATCCTGATAGTTTTCGTGATTATTTAGAAGCGGCTGTACTAGAAGCGAAAAATTTTCATGATGAAACTAAACTAGAAGGTATGCAGCTTTGTGATGTAGAGCTACTATCACCAATCCCAACACCATCGCAAATTATTTGCCAGGGAGTGAATTACTCCGTTCATCGACAAGAGACAGGGATGGATGAGCAAAAACCTCCTTTTAATATGATTTTTAGTAAAGCACCAAGTTCGATTTGCGGTCCTAATGATGCCATCATTAGACCACAAAATGTAAAGCTATTAGATTACGAAATTGAGTTGGGTTTAGTCATTCGAAAGAAAATTACACAAGATACGGTTGTTACAGAGGATAACTTTATAGATTATGTAGCAGGTTTGGTGTTAACCAACGATATATCTGCAAGAGATGTTCAATTAACTCAACTGCAATGGCTGAAAGGGAAAAGCTATCGAACATTCTGCCCTGTAGGACCTTACTTCTATTTAATAGAACAAGAGGATGTTGTAAAAATTTCAAATCTGCAGCTGCAATTAAAAGTTAATGGGGAAATTCGTCAATTTGCGAATACAGACCAATTGCTTTACAAGCCAATTGAAACTTTAAATGAATTGGCACAAATCATGGATCTCCAATCAGGGGATTTAGTGTTAACAGGTACACCAGGTGGAGTGGCAATGCAGTTAGCAGCAGATGAAATGAATTGTATGACAAGTCTTGTGGCCCAATTCGGTGAAAAAGTTGAAATCATCGAAAGACAGCATTCATTAGGGAATTATCTGAGGGATGGAGATATTTTAGAAGCAACAATCGTAAGTGCGGATGGTTCCATTGACTTAGGAAAGCAGCGAAATATTGTGAAAAATCTTCAATCTATTAGTGTGTAA
- a CDS encoding alpha/beta hydrolase produces the protein MPLHPEIKKVLDSIPPSDGTLKIIPEEFRKYDGPVLPIEQRVQVHSVEKRTIRTNEADIDVRIYTPAEADFYPVLLYFHGGAFFSGSLETHDEIVRPICKESGYKVISVGYRLAPEHPFPSGLNDCYNVAKWVTEHMDELKWDGQNLAVAGDSAGGNLAAAVSLLARAKKEFTISKQVLFYPSLDLDLSELRYPSLTENAKGYFVETEALPEYNSFYLVGDVDPNNPLVSPIREENLTNLPNALIITAEYDPMRDEGELFAEKLKKSGVLVERKRYEGVTHGFLGKWTHLNEYKGVYQRAGEFLNK, from the coding sequence ATGCCATTACATCCGGAGATTAAGAAGGTTTTAGATTCCATCCCCCCATCTGATGGTACGCTTAAAATCATTCCTGAAGAGTTTCGTAAATATGATGGTCCTGTGTTACCAATAGAGCAGCGTGTACAAGTACATTCAGTTGAAAAACGAACAATTCGAACTAATGAAGCGGACATTGATGTAAGAATTTACACACCGGCAGAAGCTGACTTCTATCCAGTGCTTTTATATTTCCACGGTGGAGCCTTCTTCTCGGGAAGCTTAGAAACGCATGATGAGATTGTCAGACCGATTTGTAAAGAATCCGGCTATAAGGTAATTTCAGTAGGATACCGACTTGCACCTGAGCATCCTTTCCCCAGCGGCTTAAATGATTGCTATAATGTGGCAAAATGGGTAACAGAGCATATGGATGAGTTGAAATGGGATGGGCAGAACCTTGCTGTTGCAGGAGATAGTGCAGGCGGTAATTTGGCTGCTGCAGTATCACTATTGGCACGTGCGAAAAAGGAGTTTACGATTTCAAAGCAAGTTTTATTTTACCCTTCACTAGACCTTGACTTAAGTGAATTGCGTTATCCTTCATTAACTGAAAATGCGAAGGGGTATTTTGTAGAAACAGAGGCCTTACCAGAGTATAATTCTTTCTATCTAGTAGGTGATGTTGATCCAAATAATCCTCTTGTGTCACCAATTCGTGAAGAGAATCTAACAAATTTGCCTAATGCACTTATTATCACAGCAGAATACGATCCAATGAGAGATGAAGGGGAATTGTTTGCTGAAAAACTTAAGAAATCTGGAGTCCTTGTAGAGAGAAAGCGATATGAGGGAGTTACTCACGGATTTTTAGGAAAGTGGACACATTTAAACGAATACAAAGGTGTTTACCAAAGAGCAGGGGAATTTTTAAATAAATAA
- a CDS encoding 3-oxoacid CoA-transferase subunit A encodes MIQKRFESALQAVSDMKDGATLLVGGFGGSGLPSSLVAALVKQGAKDLTVVSNNIGAVSDGVAALISNDQVKKIICSFPVGPHADDLIDRLQKGTIDLEIVPQGTLAERIRAGGAGVPAFYTPTAVNTELGDGKETRVFNGREFVLEHAIVGDFAFIKGQKADRWGNLIYYKTQRNFNPVMATAARVTIAEVNEIVEVGQLDPESIITPSIFVHRLVKVASLPERIGVSS; translated from the coding sequence GTGATTCAAAAAAGGTTTGAAAGTGCTCTTCAAGCAGTTAGCGATATGAAAGATGGTGCAACATTATTGGTTGGAGGATTTGGTGGAAGCGGATTACCATCCAGCCTTGTTGCAGCACTTGTAAAGCAGGGAGCAAAAGATTTAACAGTAGTCTCAAACAATATTGGCGCTGTTAGTGATGGGGTAGCCGCTCTAATTAGTAACGACCAGGTTAAAAAGATCATCTGCTCTTTTCCAGTAGGTCCACACGCCGATGATTTAATTGATCGACTTCAAAAAGGGACAATTGACTTAGAAATTGTTCCTCAAGGAACATTAGCTGAACGCATTCGTGCAGGCGGTGCTGGGGTTCCAGCCTTTTATACACCAACAGCTGTAAATACAGAGCTTGGTGATGGGAAGGAAACTCGAGTCTTTAATGGTCGAGAATTCGTACTAGAGCATGCAATTGTCGGTGATTTTGCATTTATCAAAGGACAAAAGGCAGATCGTTGGGGTAATCTCATCTACTATAAAACCCAACGTAACTTTAATCCTGTCATGGCGACAGCCGCACGCGTTACGATTGCTGAGGTAAATGAAATTGTCGAAGTCGGACAGCTTGACCCAGAAAGCATTATCACACCTAGCATTTTCGTTCACCGTTTAGTAAAGGTCGCGTCTTTGCCAGAAAGGATAGGTGTTAGTTCATGA